Proteins from one Microbacterium proteolyticum genomic window:
- a CDS encoding HPr family phosphocarrier protein, with translation MAERQATIASSSGLHARPAKLFVQAVQEKKVPVTIAAAGGPDLNAGSILSLMGLGAGHGTVVTLKAEGEGAEQALDELVALLETDLDAQ, from the coding sequence ATGGCAGAACGTCAGGCCACCATCGCCAGCAGCTCGGGTCTCCACGCCCGCCCCGCGAAGCTCTTCGTGCAGGCCGTGCAGGAGAAGAAGGTGCCCGTCACCATCGCGGCCGCGGGCGGTCCCGACCTCAACGCCGGCAGCATCCTGTCGCTCATGGGCCTGGGCGCCGGTCACGGCACCGTCGTGACGCTGAAGGCGGAGGGCGAGGGCGCCGAGCAGGCGCTCGACGAGCTGGTCGCCCTGCTCGAGACCGACCTCGACGCGCAGTAA
- a CDS encoding PTS fructose transporter subunit IIABC produces MSDIITPELVSLDAPLGADKQSVIRALAERVVAQGRATSAQELFDDAWAREQKDETGLPGGIGIPHARSASVTEPTLAFARLTPGVDFGAPDGPADIVFLIAAPAGADEAHLAVLSQLARSLMKPEFTGGLRAAATPSDAVRIITDAITPAPEAPAAAAPAATRAEARTATATKTTKIVAVTACATGIAHTFMAADALTAAGLEADGVELVVEPQGSSGYKALPQSVIDDADAVIFAVDVDVREPQRFAGKPVVRAGVKRGIEQPKQLIAEAIAASENPNAARVQGGAAAASASDAPVVQQSVGRRIQRWLLTGVSYMIPFVAGGGLLIALGFLLGGYQVTKDAANVIIQNSLWDLPTENITSSLGPLGQYLGSVAFMIGATSMGFIVAVLAGFIAYAIADRPGIAPGFVAGAVAVLMNAGFIGGIIGGLLAGFIAWWLGRFDAPRWLRGLMPVVIVPFLGSIFASGLMILFLGRPIAALMAALTEGLTSLAASGAGAVLLGVILGLMMCFDLGGPVNKVAYVFATTGLAAATQTNTAPYLIMAAVMAAGMVPPLAMALASTVLARGRFTPVERENGAAAWLLGASFISEGAIPFAAADPLRVIPASMVGGAITGGLSMLIGVQSYAPHGGIFVLFAINPVWGFPLAIIVGTVVSAVLVVALKRIGGTRKEEAPVAESATAVPVAA; encoded by the coding sequence ATGTCCGACATCATCACACCGGAGCTCGTCAGCCTCGACGCGCCCCTGGGGGCCGACAAGCAGTCGGTCATCCGTGCTCTGGCCGAGCGTGTCGTCGCGCAGGGCCGCGCGACCAGCGCGCAGGAACTCTTCGACGATGCGTGGGCCCGCGAGCAGAAGGACGAGACGGGCCTCCCGGGCGGCATCGGCATCCCGCACGCCCGCAGCGCCTCCGTCACCGAACCGACCCTCGCGTTCGCGCGCCTGACCCCGGGTGTCGACTTCGGCGCGCCCGACGGTCCCGCGGACATCGTGTTCCTCATCGCCGCGCCCGCCGGTGCCGACGAGGCCCACCTCGCGGTCCTGTCGCAGCTGGCTCGGAGCCTCATGAAGCCCGAGTTCACCGGCGGCCTTCGCGCCGCGGCGACGCCGTCCGACGCGGTCCGGATCATCACGGATGCCATCACCCCCGCTCCCGAGGCACCTGCGGCCGCGGCACCCGCGGCCACGCGTGCCGAGGCCCGCACCGCCACGGCGACGAAGACGACCAAGATCGTCGCGGTCACCGCGTGCGCCACGGGCATCGCCCACACCTTCATGGCCGCGGACGCCCTGACCGCCGCGGGCCTCGAGGCCGACGGCGTCGAGCTCGTCGTCGAGCCGCAGGGCTCGAGCGGCTACAAGGCCCTCCCGCAGAGCGTCATCGACGACGCCGACGCCGTGATCTTCGCGGTCGACGTCGACGTGCGCGAGCCGCAGCGTTTCGCGGGCAAGCCCGTCGTGCGCGCCGGCGTCAAGCGCGGCATCGAGCAGCCGAAGCAGCTCATCGCCGAGGCCATCGCCGCCAGCGAGAACCCGAACGCCGCCCGCGTCCAGGGCGGCGCCGCTGCGGCATCCGCCTCCGACGCTCCGGTCGTCCAGCAGTCCGTGGGACGTCGCATCCAGCGGTGGCTGCTGACCGGTGTCAGCTACATGATCCCGTTCGTCGCCGGCGGTGGCCTTCTCATCGCGCTGGGCTTCCTGCTCGGCGGATACCAGGTCACCAAGGACGCGGCCAACGTCATCATCCAGAACTCGCTGTGGGACCTCCCGACCGAGAACATCACCTCGTCGCTCGGCCCGCTCGGGCAGTACCTCGGGTCGGTGGCCTTCATGATCGGCGCCACGTCGATGGGCTTCATCGTCGCGGTCCTCGCGGGCTTCATCGCCTACGCGATCGCCGACCGGCCCGGCATCGCGCCCGGTTTCGTCGCGGGTGCCGTCGCGGTGCTCATGAACGCCGGCTTCATCGGCGGCATCATCGGCGGTCTGCTCGCCGGTTTCATCGCCTGGTGGCTCGGCCGTTTCGACGCTCCCCGCTGGCTCCGCGGCCTCATGCCGGTGGTGATCGTGCCGTTCCTCGGCTCGATCTTCGCCTCGGGCCTGATGATCCTGTTCCTCGGTCGTCCGATCGCCGCGCTCATGGCCGCCCTGACCGAGGGCCTGACGTCGCTCGCCGCCTCGGGCGCCGGTGCCGTCCTGCTCGGTGTCATCCTCGGCCTCATGATGTGCTTCGACCTCGGCGGACCCGTCAACAAGGTCGCCTACGTCTTCGCCACCACCGGCCTCGCCGCGGCGACGCAGACCAACACCGCGCCGTACCTGATCATGGCCGCGGTCATGGCCGCCGGCATGGTGCCCCCGCTCGCGATGGCCCTGGCATCCACGGTCCTCGCCCGCGGCCGGTTCACGCCCGTCGAGCGCGAGAACGGCGCCGCCGCCTGGCTCCTGGGCGCCTCGTTCATCTCCGAGGGCGCGATCCCGTTCGCGGCGGCCGACCCGCTGCGCGTGATCCCCGCCTCGATGGTGGGCGGCGCGATCACCGGTGGTCTGAGCATGCTCATCGGGGTCCAGTCGTACGCTCCGCACGGCGGCATCTTCGTGCTCTTCGCGATCAATCCCGTGTGGGGTTTCCCGCTCGCGATCATCGTGGGTACGGTCGTTTCGGCGGTGCTCGTCGTCGCCCTCAAGCGGATCGGTGGCACACGCAAGGAAGAAGCCCCCGTCGCCGAGTCCGCCACGGCGGTCCCGGTCGCCGCATAA
- a CDS encoding 1-phosphofructokinase family hexose kinase → MIVTLTANPSADRAVQLTGALVPGEVQRAESSREDAGGKGVNVARVVSAAGAPARAVVPVNDHDPYRLLLDDAEVDVAIVPVAGRVRANLTITDPTGETTKLNLPGAELSSAEAAALTAGVVAAAENATWLVLAGSLPPGVPATFYADLIAAVRDRWGAAAPRIAVDASGAALAAVVASAHPDLIKPNHEELAELVGEDAADDLDVIAEAARRAAELVPGRVVSALVTLGADGALLFDAAGTWRGRAPKIQVASTVGAGDSSLAGYLLADLEGASAPDRLARSIAYGAAAATLPGTQAPTPADLPAGPIAVTVFSPPTATP, encoded by the coding sequence ATGATCGTCACCCTGACCGCCAACCCGTCGGCCGACCGTGCCGTGCAGCTCACCGGCGCGCTCGTTCCCGGCGAGGTCCAGCGCGCCGAGTCCTCGCGGGAGGATGCCGGGGGCAAGGGTGTCAACGTTGCCCGGGTCGTCTCGGCCGCCGGCGCTCCCGCGCGCGCCGTCGTGCCGGTCAACGACCACGACCCGTACCGTCTGCTCCTCGACGACGCCGAGGTCGACGTGGCGATCGTGCCGGTGGCGGGTCGGGTGCGGGCGAACCTCACCATCACCGATCCCACGGGCGAGACGACGAAGCTGAACCTCCCCGGCGCCGAGCTTTCGTCCGCCGAGGCCGCCGCGCTCACCGCGGGTGTGGTCGCGGCGGCGGAGAACGCCACCTGGCTCGTCCTCGCCGGGTCGCTGCCGCCGGGTGTCCCGGCGACGTTCTACGCCGACCTCATCGCCGCCGTCCGCGATCGGTGGGGGGCCGCCGCTCCGCGCATCGCCGTCGACGCCTCGGGCGCCGCCCTCGCCGCCGTCGTCGCATCGGCGCATCCCGACCTCATCAAGCCGAACCACGAGGAGTTGGCCGAGCTCGTCGGCGAGGATGCGGCGGACGACCTCGACGTGATCGCCGAGGCCGCTCGCCGGGCCGCCGAGCTCGTCCCCGGGCGCGTGGTATCCGCCCTCGTCACCCTTGGGGCCGACGGTGCCCTGCTGTTCGACGCGGCCGGCACGTGGCGCGGGCGCGCCCCCAAGATCCAGGTCGCGAGCACGGTGGGCGCGGGCGACAGTTCGCTCGCCGGCTACCTCCTCGCCGACCTCGAGGGGGCGTCCGCCCCCGATCGACTCGCCCGCAGCATCGCGTACGGCGCGGCTGCGGCGACCCTGCCGGGGACGCAAGCCCCGACACCGGCCGACCTGCCCGCCGGGCCGATCGCCGTGACCGTTTTCTCCCCTCCCACCGCAACACCCTGA
- a CDS encoding DeoR/GlpR family DNA-binding transcription regulator: protein MYAMERQQLIERELREIGRVSVVDLARRFDVTTETVRRDLDRLEQTGSLRRVHGGAVGVDRASTTEASLSERRLRQGEAKRAIGIAAARLLTPGFRGSIFIDAGTTPAAVAAELPQVLGDSAGAVEIVTHSLEAAHILAGDDRVSLTVIGGKIRGVTAAAVGAHTVRSIGELRPDIAFVGTNGLSAGFGLSTPDPEEAAVKTAIIRAARRVVVVADTAKFGEELLVRFARLDEIDVLVTDGTPPESLAQALADADAEVRVA, encoded by the coding sequence GTGTACGCAATGGAGCGCCAGCAGCTCATCGAGCGCGAACTGCGAGAGATCGGTCGCGTCAGCGTCGTCGACCTCGCTCGTCGTTTCGACGTCACTACCGAGACCGTGCGCCGTGACCTCGACCGCCTCGAGCAGACCGGTTCGCTGCGGCGCGTCCACGGCGGTGCCGTGGGTGTGGACCGCGCGAGCACGACCGAGGCATCCCTCTCCGAGCGCCGTCTGCGGCAGGGCGAGGCCAAGCGCGCGATCGGCATCGCGGCGGCGCGCCTGCTCACCCCCGGCTTCCGTGGCTCGATCTTCATCGACGCCGGCACGACGCCGGCCGCGGTCGCGGCCGAACTGCCGCAGGTTCTCGGAGACAGCGCGGGCGCGGTCGAGATCGTCACGCATTCGCTCGAGGCGGCTCACATCCTCGCAGGTGATGACCGCGTCTCGCTCACCGTGATCGGCGGCAAGATCCGCGGGGTCACCGCTGCGGCCGTCGGCGCGCACACGGTGCGGTCGATCGGCGAGCTGCGCCCCGACATCGCTTTCGTCGGCACCAACGGGCTGAGCGCCGGGTTCGGCCTCAGCACGCCCGATCCCGAGGAGGCCGCGGTGAAGACCGCGATCATCCGTGCCGCCCGCCGCGTCGTCGTCGTCGCCGACACCGCCAAGTTCGGAGAGGAACTGCTCGTGCGTTTCGCCCGCCTCGATGAGATCGACGTGCTCGTCACCGACGGCACACCGCCTGAATCGCTCGCGCAGGCTCTGGCCGACGCCGACGCCGAGGTGCGTGTCGCATGA
- a CDS encoding ABC transporter substrate-binding protein produces MPRSTRPLSTLAAAAIVVAVLSGCASTGSAEAPSSGAGLSIGAIDLSGACPATVVIQTDWNPQAEQGGLFTLLGPDATIDAGKKSVSGPLVAKGEWTGVDVEIRAGGPAIGFSGVPAQMYTDPDILLGWVNTDDAIAASDTLPTTAVMSTFEKAPWAIMWDPETYPDVHSIADLGKTDATVRYFDGTTYMDYLTGSGLVRQDQLDGSYDGTPAAFVAAEGKAAQQGFATVEPWVYENAIPEWGRPLDYQLVADTGYPIYAVALAVRSADVDAKADCLAKLVPVIQQASVDYFADPTSANDVIVSAVEQYDNGWVYPAAEAANSTAQQRALGLAANGVDGTFGSFDEARIAQVQSIVTPILVGKGVTVPTGLTPEELATNRFLDPSIALP; encoded by the coding sequence ATGCCCAGATCAACTCGTCCCCTGTCCACTCTCGCCGCCGCCGCGATCGTCGTCGCCGTCCTCTCCGGGTGCGCCTCGACCGGCAGCGCGGAAGCCCCGTCATCCGGTGCCGGCCTGTCCATCGGCGCCATCGACCTCTCGGGGGCGTGCCCGGCGACCGTCGTCATCCAGACCGACTGGAACCCCCAGGCGGAACAGGGTGGCCTGTTCACCCTGCTGGGTCCCGACGCGACCATCGACGCCGGCAAGAAGAGCGTCTCCGGGCCCCTCGTGGCGAAGGGGGAGTGGACCGGGGTGGACGTCGAGATCCGCGCCGGCGGCCCGGCGATCGGCTTCTCCGGTGTGCCGGCGCAGATGTACACCGACCCCGACATCCTGCTCGGGTGGGTGAACACCGACGACGCGATCGCGGCATCCGACACGCTCCCCACGACCGCCGTGATGTCGACCTTCGAGAAGGCTCCCTGGGCGATCATGTGGGATCCGGAGACCTACCCCGACGTGCACTCCATCGCTGACCTCGGGAAGACGGATGCCACCGTCCGCTACTTCGACGGAACGACGTACATGGACTATCTGACCGGCTCGGGGCTCGTGCGCCAGGACCAGCTCGACGGCTCGTACGACGGCACGCCGGCCGCGTTCGTCGCCGCGGAGGGGAAGGCCGCGCAGCAGGGCTTCGCGACGGTCGAGCCGTGGGTCTACGAGAACGCGATCCCGGAATGGGGGCGCCCGCTGGACTACCAGCTCGTCGCCGACACCGGCTACCCGATCTACGCCGTGGCTCTGGCCGTACGCAGCGCTGACGTCGACGCGAAGGCGGACTGCCTCGCGAAGCTCGTGCCGGTGATCCAGCAGGCCAGCGTGGACTACTTCGCCGACCCCACGTCGGCCAACGACGTGATCGTGTCGGCCGTGGAGCAGTACGACAACGGCTGGGTGTACCCGGCGGCCGAGGCCGCGAACTCCACGGCTCAGCAGCGCGCGCTCGGTCTTGCCGCCAACGGCGTGGACGGCACCTTCGGGTCGTTCGACGAGGCCCGCATCGCGCAGGTGCAATCGATCGTGACGCCGATCCTCGTCGGGAAGGGCGTCACGGTGCCGACGGGGCTCACTCCCGAGGAGCTGGCCACGAACCGTTTCCTCGACCCGTCCATCGCCCTCCCCTGA
- a CDS encoding flavin reductase family protein gives MHDIEDFDALTAYERYKLMASLIVPRPIAWVTTLGPTGVPNAAPFSMFAMVGEDPPLVMVSIDRLPDGARKDTAVNIDATGEFVVHLVDRPLVESMDATSVRHPPEVDELAERGIATVPAASVRPPVIAEAPVALECELWSRMDIPSREIFFGRVQRLRTRPGLVDRSRMRVRLTDYAPVARFGASFYTSTHDRFTVTDARSTDIDAL, from the coding sequence ATGCATGACATCGAGGACTTCGATGCGCTGACCGCGTACGAGCGGTACAAGCTCATGGCGTCGCTCATCGTGCCGCGGCCGATCGCGTGGGTGACGACGCTCGGCCCCACGGGCGTCCCGAATGCCGCCCCCTTCTCGATGTTCGCGATGGTCGGCGAGGACCCGCCTCTGGTGATGGTGAGCATCGATCGCCTTCCCGACGGTGCACGCAAGGACACCGCGGTCAACATCGATGCCACCGGCGAGTTCGTCGTCCACCTCGTCGACCGCCCCCTGGTGGAGTCGATGGATGCCACGAGCGTGCGGCATCCGCCCGAGGTCGACGAGCTCGCCGAACGGGGGATCGCGACCGTGCCCGCGGCATCCGTCCGCCCGCCGGTCATCGCCGAGGCCCCGGTCGCGCTGGAGTGCGAGCTGTGGTCGCGCATGGACATCCCCAGTCGGGAGATCTTCTTCGGCCGAGTGCAGCGCCTGCGCACGCGACCCGGTCTCGTCGACCGCTCGCGGATGCGCGTGCGACTCACCGACTACGCACCCGTCGCCCGATTCGGAGCGAGCTTCTACACCTCGACGCACGACCGTTTCACCGTGACCGATGCCCGTTCGACCGACATCGACGCCCTCTGA
- a CDS encoding urea carboxylase-associated family protein — MRLSLTSQQRELLDRSILAGEASNVAELVALALRETARGVVPRPIPGVAPVERAWREDLAFDPRADRVRRQEHRLLPGTGKAFEVRAGQILRVAQVDGDQCADLNVFSLHDYREAMHVGRTRTLHGIHPGEGSFLWSAPPRERAMMFVLSDSVGLNDTLFPRCSAAMYESMFGFDEHTNCADMQAEAQREYGLTPDDVHDSFNLFMDTRVNADGSIEVVHQSTPADAYVELLAVMDVLAVPNVCGNDIFRTSNYALRPLDVTVFDAAESDLARVPSLLVHRAQRTPADFAQPEIRSERTLARDPGYVPRFPRTPVTVHDVGVELTDGDLALLGVHARRDLYGDDDEAALRDIVLSWWVHSHA; from the coding sequence ATGCGACTCTCCCTCACCTCTCAGCAGCGGGAGCTGCTCGACCGATCCATTCTCGCCGGTGAGGCAAGCAACGTGGCGGAGCTCGTCGCTCTCGCCCTGCGCGAAACCGCACGAGGCGTCGTGCCTCGACCGATTCCCGGCGTGGCGCCGGTCGAGCGCGCCTGGAGGGAGGACCTCGCGTTCGACCCCCGGGCTGATCGCGTCCGTCGTCAGGAGCACCGGCTGCTCCCCGGCACCGGCAAGGCCTTCGAGGTCCGTGCGGGGCAGATCCTGCGCGTCGCACAGGTCGACGGGGATCAGTGCGCCGACCTCAACGTCTTCTCGCTGCACGACTACCGCGAGGCGATGCACGTCGGGCGCACACGAACCCTGCACGGCATCCACCCGGGAGAGGGCAGCTTCCTCTGGTCGGCGCCGCCGCGCGAACGCGCCATGATGTTCGTCCTCTCGGACTCCGTCGGCCTGAACGACACGCTGTTCCCCCGCTGCAGTGCGGCGATGTACGAGTCGATGTTCGGGTTCGACGAGCACACGAACTGCGCGGACATGCAAGCCGAGGCGCAGCGTGAGTACGGTCTCACTCCCGACGACGTCCACGACTCGTTCAACCTCTTCATGGACACCCGGGTCAACGCCGACGGCTCGATCGAGGTGGTGCACCAAAGCACCCCGGCGGACGCCTATGTCGAGCTGCTCGCCGTCATGGACGTCCTTGCGGTGCCGAACGTGTGCGGGAACGACATCTTCCGCACGAGCAACTACGCCCTCCGCCCGTTGGACGTCACGGTGTTCGACGCGGCCGAGTCCGACCTCGCGCGCGTGCCGTCGCTCCTGGTGCACCGCGCCCAGCGGACCCCCGCCGACTTCGCGCAGCCCGAGATCCGCTCCGAGCGGACGCTCGCGCGCGACCCCGGCTACGTCCCGCGCTTCCCACGCACCCCGGTCACGGTCCATGACGTGGGGGTCGAGCTGACGGACGGCGACCTCGCCCTGCTGGGCGTGCACGCGCGCCGCGACCTCTACGGCGATGACGACGAGGCCGCGCTGCGCGACATCGTCCTGAGCTGGTGGGTGCACAGTCATGCATGA
- a CDS encoding GntR family transcriptional regulator, with protein sequence MSAETEPGSSPAERADRAYASLRAAVIEGALAPGTKLGEETLAAHYGVSRTLVRTVLARLVADGIVDSPHGRSAEVAHPTVEEARDAFAVRRVLEREAVLRVAERWDAATAARLRAHVDAEREAWTHRRSTASARLGGEFHILLARETGNDLLERYMSEVVSRTALILAVYGRDIDQQASIEEHEELLALLAAGDAERAADLVTHHLDEVQRKTLRPADAEADPLLSVLSRY encoded by the coding sequence ATGAGTGCGGAGACAGAACCGGGCAGTTCGCCCGCCGAACGAGCCGACCGCGCATATGCGTCTCTCCGCGCCGCGGTCATCGAGGGCGCGCTCGCGCCGGGCACGAAGCTCGGCGAGGAGACGCTGGCCGCCCACTACGGCGTGAGCCGGACTCTCGTCCGCACGGTGCTCGCGCGCCTGGTGGCGGACGGCATCGTCGATTCACCCCACGGGCGCTCGGCCGAAGTCGCTCATCCCACCGTCGAGGAAGCGCGCGACGCCTTCGCCGTCCGACGCGTCCTCGAGAGGGAAGCCGTCCTCCGCGTCGCGGAGCGCTGGGATGCCGCGACCGCGGCGCGTCTGCGCGCGCACGTGGACGCCGAACGCGAGGCCTGGACGCATCGCCGCAGCACCGCTTCGGCGCGGCTCGGCGGCGAGTTCCACATCCTGTTGGCCCGGGAGACGGGCAACGACCTCCTCGAGCGCTACATGTCGGAGGTGGTGTCCCGCACCGCGCTCATCCTCGCCGTCTACGGTCGCGACATCGACCAGCAAGCATCGATCGAGGAGCACGAGGAGCTCCTCGCCCTCCTGGCCGCGGGGGACGCCGAACGCGCGGCCGACCTCGTCACCCACCACCTCGACGAGGTCCAGCGCAAGACCCTCCGCCCGGCAGATGCCGAGGCCGATCCGCTCCTATCGGTGCTCTCGCGCTACTGA
- a CDS encoding mechanosensitive ion channel domain-containing protein: MTPVFDGTAIGWAIASVVAVPVLMVILTEVIGILRRRRSPAVKPLLLLRNWVVPFGGLVGLLVFATRSDQDLVWPRVVATIFGFLVILLSLSVLNYALFATADRGSWRQRVPQIFIEIVRLLLVVVGVAFLFQWVWEADVEGVIAALGVTSIVIGLALQNAAGGIVSGLLVLFEQPFRQGDWITTGGTTGRVVEVNWRALHIDTGSGLQIIPNSGLADASFLNLSRPPGPFTAVATATFAPADPPHVLIATLREVAGDLPTLTPGGEIEVTNAGGGSWSVAIPLDSPVYADSTLSTFRSWLWYAARRRGLSLDKIPVDAAVREAALGHALESTARALHLDDALRDDALRECRVEQFGMGETIDRAGEMGSSVRRVLEGRVILTGPDGEPLPGTVERGDWLGTSALTRERSLTTATAATVVTVLTLPIAFVDRLSRLRPALARDLGADAELRRTQVRDMRVRPGVIGSRESSAPATDQ, translated from the coding sequence ATGACCCCCGTGTTCGACGGGACGGCGATCGGGTGGGCGATCGCGTCGGTCGTCGCGGTGCCGGTGCTGATGGTGATCCTCACGGAGGTCATCGGCATCCTGCGTCGGCGGCGGAGCCCGGCGGTCAAGCCGTTGCTCCTGCTGCGCAACTGGGTGGTCCCGTTCGGCGGTCTCGTCGGGCTGCTCGTGTTCGCCACGCGCTCCGACCAGGATCTCGTGTGGCCGCGCGTCGTGGCGACGATCTTCGGCTTCCTCGTCATCCTGTTGTCTCTGAGCGTCCTGAACTACGCGCTCTTCGCCACGGCCGACCGCGGATCGTGGCGGCAGCGCGTTCCGCAGATCTTCATCGAGATCGTGCGGCTCCTGCTCGTCGTCGTCGGCGTCGCCTTCCTGTTCCAGTGGGTGTGGGAAGCCGACGTCGAGGGGGTCATCGCCGCGCTCGGCGTGACCTCCATCGTGATCGGCCTCGCGTTGCAGAACGCGGCCGGCGGCATCGTGTCGGGTCTGCTGGTGCTGTTCGAGCAGCCCTTCCGTCAGGGGGATTGGATCACGACCGGGGGCACGACCGGACGCGTCGTCGAGGTGAACTGGCGCGCCCTGCACATCGACACCGGCTCGGGTCTCCAGATCATCCCGAACTCGGGCCTGGCCGACGCGTCGTTCCTGAACCTCAGCCGTCCGCCGGGACCGTTCACCGCGGTCGCCACCGCGACATTCGCCCCCGCCGATCCTCCGCACGTCCTGATCGCGACGCTGCGGGAGGTGGCGGGTGACCTCCCGACGCTGACTCCAGGCGGCGAGATCGAGGTCACCAACGCCGGAGGCGGTTCCTGGAGCGTCGCGATCCCGCTCGACTCGCCGGTCTACGCCGACAGCACGCTGAGCACCTTCCGTTCCTGGCTTTGGTACGCCGCTCGCCGCCGCGGGCTCTCTCTCGACAAGATCCCCGTGGATGCCGCGGTGCGCGAGGCCGCGCTCGGTCACGCCCTCGAGAGCACCGCGCGGGCGCTGCACCTCGACGATGCCCTCCGCGACGACGCGCTCCGGGAATGCCGCGTCGAGCAGTTCGGGATGGGGGAGACGATCGACCGGGCGGGCGAGATGGGTTCATCCGTCCGCCGGGTGCTCGAGGGGCGGGTGATCCTGACCGGGCCCGACGGCGAGCCTCTCCCGGGGACGGTGGAACGCGGCGATTGGCTCGGAACCTCGGCGCTGACGCGCGAGCGTTCGCTCACCACGGCTACGGCTGCGACCGTCGTGACGGTCCTGACGCTGCCGATCGCGTTCGTCGACCGGCTGTCCCGCCTTCGCCCCGCCCTCGCGCGCGACCTCGGCGCGGACGCCGAACTGCGTCGCACGCAGGTGCGGGACATGCGGGTACGGCCGGGGGTGATCGGCTCGCGGGAGTCCTCTGCGCCGGCGACCGATCAGTAG